The Streptomyces sp. NBC_00597 DNA segment GTCCTGATCGAGGGGCTGCGCCCCGGGGTCGCGGAGCGGCTCGGCGTCGGCCCCGAGGACTGCCACGCGCGCAATCCGAAGCTGGTGTACGGCCGGATGACCGGCTGGGGCCAGGACGGGCCGCTCGCGCACACCGCCGGGCACGACATCGCGTACATCGCCGTCACCGGCGCCCTCGGCATGATCGGGGATCCGGGCGGGCCCCCGGCCGTCCCCGCCAACCTGGTCGGGGACTACGCGGGCGGCTCGCTCTACCTGGTCATCGGCATCCTCGCGGCCCTCCAGCACGCCCGTACCCCCGGCGGCGCCGGCCAGGTCGTGGACGCGGCCATCGTCGACGGCACCGCACACCTCACCGCGATGATCCACGGGATGATGGCGGCCGGCGGCTGGCAGGACCGGCGGGGGGCCAACCTCCTCGACGGTGGCTGCCCCTTCTACGGCACGTACGAGACCTCAGACGGCGGGTACATGGCGGTCGGCGCGCTGGAACAGCAGTTCTACGACACGTTCGTCGAGCTGCTCGGCATCAAGGACGGGGCCCCGGCCCGCAAGGACCCGGCCCGCTGGGGCGAGCTCCGCGAGACGGTCGCCGCCCGCTTCAAATCCCGTACCCGGGAGGAGTGGACCGCGGTCTTCGAGGGCTCCGACGCCTGCGTGGCGCCCGTACTGTCGCTGCGCGAGGCGCCGCGTCACCCGCACCTCGCCGCCCGCGGGACCTTCACCGAGTTCGGCGGGATCGTCCAGCCCGCCCCTGCCCCGCGGTTCTCCGCGACCCCGACCCGCGTCACCTCCGAACCCGCCCGGCCGGGCGCGCACACCGAGTCCGTGGCCGCCGACTGGGACGTACCGGCCCTGCTCACGAAGGACGCCTGATGGAACTGTCCATGATGCTGGACTACTCGGGGGACCCGCGCCGGGCCGCCGACGAGGCGGCGGCACTGGAGGCGGCCGGGCTCGACGCCGTGTGGGTCGCCGAGGCCTGGGGCTTCGACTCCCCGACGATCATGGGCTACCTGGCGGCCCGCACCGAGCGGATGAAGATCGGCTCGGCCATCCTCAACGTCTACTCCCGCACCCCCGCCCTCATCGCCCAGACGGCGGCCGGGCTCGACGCGGTATCCGGCGGCAGGGCGCTGCTGGGCCTGGGGGCCTCCGGCCCGCAGGTCGTCGAGGGCTGGCACGGCAAGCCGTACGACAGGCCGCTCGGCCGGACCCGCGAGACCGTCGAGCTGTGCCGCCGGATCTGGCGCCGCGAGACGATCGACCACCACGGCATCACCGACATGCCGCTGCCGGCTTCGCTGGGCGGCAGGCACGGCAAGCCGCTGAAGATCCTCACCCGGCCGGTGCGCGACGCGGTCCCCGTCTACATCGCCTCGCTCGGGCCCGCGAACGTGCGGATGACCGCCGAGATCGCCGACGGCTGGCTGCCCACCCTGTTCATCCCGGAGAAGGCGCACGCCGTGTGGGGCGCGCCGCTCGCCGAGGGCGCCGCCCGCCGCGACCCCGCGCTCGGCCCGCTGCAGACCGTGGCCGGGGGCCTGCTCGCGATCGGAGAGGACGCGGCCGCCGTACGCGACCTGGCGCGCCCCCAGATCGCCCTGTACGTCGGCGGGATGGGCGCCGTCGGCAAGAACTTCTACAACGACCTCGCCGTCGCCTACGGGTACGAGGAGGAAGCCCGGAAGATCCAGGAGCTCTACCTCTCCGGCCGCAAGCGCGACGCGGCAGCGGCCGTCCCGGACGAGTTCTGCGAGCTCATGACGCTGTGCGGGCCGCAGAGTTACGTACGCGAGCGGGTCGAGGCCTTCCGGGAGGCGGGCGTCACCATGCTCAACGTCACACCCGTCGGCGCCGAGCCGGCCCGGCTGATCGAAACCGTCAAGAGCTGGCTCTAGGGGGCCCCGATGCAACGCCGCATCTTCGACGCCGACCACGAGGCGTTCCGCGAAACGGTCCGCACCTTCCTCACCAAGGAGGTGCTGCCGCACTACGAGCAGTGGGAGAAGGACGGCATCGTCAGCCGCGAGGCCTGGCGGGCCGCCGGCCGGCAGGGCCTGCTGGGCCTGGCCGTACCGCAGGAGTACGGGGGCGGCGGGAACAGCGACTTCCGGTACGCCGCCGTGATCGCTGAGGAGTTCACGCGGGCCGGTGCGGCCGGGCTCGCGATCGGCCTGCACAACGACATCATCGGCCCGTACCTGACCTCGCTCGCCACCGAGGAGCAGAAGCGGCGCTGGCTGCCCGGTTTCTGCTCCGGCGAGACGATCACCGCGATCGCGATGACCGAGCCGGGCGCGGGCTCCGACCTCCAGGGGATACGGACCAGCGCCGAGGACCGGGGCGACCACTGGGTGCTCAACGGTTCCAAGACCTTCATCTCCAACGGCATCCTCGCCGACCTGGTGATCGTGGTCGCCAAGACCACTCCGGAGGGCGGGGCGCACGGCCTGTCGCTGCTGGTGGTCGAGCGCGGCACGGAGGGCTTCGAACGCGGCCGCAACCTCGACAAGATCGGCCAGAAGGCGCAGGACACCGCCGAGCTGTTCTTCCACGACGTACGCGTCCCCAAGGAGAACCTGCTCGGCGAGCTGAACGGCGCCTTCGTCCACCTGATGACCAACCTCGCCCAGGAGCGGATGGGCATAGCGATGGCCGGCATCGCCGCCGCCGAGCACCTGCTGGAGATCACCACCCGTTACGTGAAGGAGCGCGAGGCCTTCGGGCGGCCGCTCTCCAAGCTCCAGCACATCCGGTTCGAGATCGCGGAGATGGCCACCGAGTGCGCCGTCACCCGTACGTTCCTGGACCGCTGCATCGTCGACCACTCCAACGGCGAGCTGGACCACGTCCACGCGTCGATGGCCAAGTGGTGGGCGACCGAGCTCCAGAAGCGGGTCGCCGACCGCTGCCTGCAACTGCACGGCGGGTACGGCTACATGAGCGAATACCCGGTCGCGCGGGCCTTCACCGACGGCCGCATCCAGACCATCTACGGCGGCACGACCGAGATCATGAAGGAGATCATCGGCCGTTCGCTGCTCGCCTGACCCCTCCCTCGGCCCACCTTCCCCGGCCGGCCTCCCCTTGGAACCCTCCGAAAGGCTTGACCAGTGAGCACCGAAGCTTACGTATACGACGCGATCCGCACGCCGCGCGGCCGCGGCAAGGCCAACGGCGCCCTGCACGGCACCAAGCCGATCGACCTGGTCGTCGGCCTGATCAACGCGCTGCGCGAGCGCAACCCCGGCCTGGACCCCGCCACCATCGACGACATCGTCCTCGGCGTCGTCGGCCCGGTCGGCGACCAGGGCTCCGACATCGCCCGCATCGCGGCCATCGCCGCGGGACTCCCGGACACAGTGGCCGGCGTACAGGAGAACCGCTTCTGTGCCTCCGGTCTGGAGGCCGTCAACCTGGCCGCCGCCAAGGTCCGCTCCGGCTGGGAGGACCTCGTCCTGGCGGGCGGCGTGGAGTCGATGTCCCGCGTCCCGATGGCCTCCGACGGCGGCGCCTGGTTCAACGACCCGATGACCAACTGGGACACCGGCTTCGTCCCGCAGGGCATCGGCGCCGACCTGATCGCCACCATCGAGGGCTTCTCCCGCCGCGACGTGGACGAGTACGCCGCCCTCTCCCAGGAGCGGGCCGCCGCGGCCATCAGGGACGGTCGCTTCGCGAAGTCCGTCGTCCCCGTCACCGACCGCAACGGCCTGGTCGTCCTGGACCACGAGGAGTTCGTCCGCCCGGGCACCACCGCCGACACCCTCGCGGGGCTCAAGCCGTCCTTCGCGGACATCGGCGACCTCGGTGGCTTCGACGCCGTCGCCCTGCA contains these protein-coding regions:
- a CDS encoding LLM class F420-dependent oxidoreductase, with the translated sequence MELSMMLDYSGDPRRAADEAAALEAAGLDAVWVAEAWGFDSPTIMGYLAARTERMKIGSAILNVYSRTPALIAQTAAGLDAVSGGRALLGLGASGPQVVEGWHGKPYDRPLGRTRETVELCRRIWRRETIDHHGITDMPLPASLGGRHGKPLKILTRPVRDAVPVYIASLGPANVRMTAEIADGWLPTLFIPEKAHAVWGAPLAEGAARRDPALGPLQTVAGGLLAIGEDAAAVRDLARPQIALYVGGMGAVGKNFYNDLAVAYGYEEEARKIQELYLSGRKRDAAAAVPDEFCELMTLCGPQSYVRERVEAFREAGVTMLNVTPVGAEPARLIETVKSWL
- a CDS encoding acetyl-CoA C-acetyltransferase; the protein is MSTEAYVYDAIRTPRGRGKANGALHGTKPIDLVVGLINALRERNPGLDPATIDDIVLGVVGPVGDQGSDIARIAAIAAGLPDTVAGVQENRFCASGLEAVNLAAAKVRSGWEDLVLAGGVESMSRVPMASDGGAWFNDPMTNWDTGFVPQGIGADLIATIEGFSRRDVDEYAALSQERAAAAIRDGRFAKSVVPVTDRNGLVVLDHEEFVRPGTTADTLAGLKPSFADIGDLGGFDAVALQKYHWIEKIDHVHHAGNSSGIVDGASLVAIGTREAGERNGLAPRARIVSAAVSGSEPTIMLTGPAPATRKALAKAGLTIDDIDLIEMNEAFAGVVLRFVKDMGVSLDKVNVNGGSIALGHPLGATGAMLLGTVIDELERQDKRYGLVTLCVGGGMGVATVVERL
- a CDS encoding CaiB/BaiF CoA-transferase family protein yields the protein MAVTGNVPGSGPLAGVRVVELAGIGPGPFAAMLLADLGADVVRVDRPGGGALAVDPAYDVTNRGKRSVLIDLKAAEGPARVLELVERADVLIEGLRPGVAERLGVGPEDCHARNPKLVYGRMTGWGQDGPLAHTAGHDIAYIAVTGALGMIGDPGGPPAVPANLVGDYAGGSLYLVIGILAALQHARTPGGAGQVVDAAIVDGTAHLTAMIHGMMAAGGWQDRRGANLLDGGCPFYGTYETSDGGYMAVGALEQQFYDTFVELLGIKDGAPARKDPARWGELRETVAARFKSRTREEWTAVFEGSDACVAPVLSLREAPRHPHLAARGTFTEFGGIVQPAPAPRFSATPTRVTSEPARPGAHTESVAADWDVPALLTKDA
- a CDS encoding acyl-CoA dehydrogenase family protein, coding for MQRRIFDADHEAFRETVRTFLTKEVLPHYEQWEKDGIVSREAWRAAGRQGLLGLAVPQEYGGGGNSDFRYAAVIAEEFTRAGAAGLAIGLHNDIIGPYLTSLATEEQKRRWLPGFCSGETITAIAMTEPGAGSDLQGIRTSAEDRGDHWVLNGSKTFISNGILADLVIVVAKTTPEGGAHGLSLLVVERGTEGFERGRNLDKIGQKAQDTAELFFHDVRVPKENLLGELNGAFVHLMTNLAQERMGIAMAGIAAAEHLLEITTRYVKEREAFGRPLSKLQHIRFEIAEMATECAVTRTFLDRCIVDHSNGELDHVHASMAKWWATELQKRVADRCLQLHGGYGYMSEYPVARAFTDGRIQTIYGGTTEIMKEIIGRSLLA